CGCCTGCCCCGCGACGCGGCGCCGCTGCGCGCGGGGACGGAGATGGTCGTCCGCGGCACCTGGTCGCGCTACCCGGCGCCGTCGGGTCCGGCGAGGTGGCCGCACGACCCCTCCTTCGCCGGGGTGCTGGAGGCGCGGGAAGTCGCGGTGCGGGCCCCGCCCTCGCTCGCGGTGCACCCCTTCCTCGCGCTCCGCGGGCGCACCGAGGCCCACCTGCACCACGTCTTCCCCCGGCACGGGGCGATGGCGGACGCGCTCCTGCTCGGCCGGCGCGAGGGGCTGGACCGGGAGCTGCGGGAGCGCTTCGCGAAGTCGGGCCTCGTCCATCTGCTGGCCATCTCGGGGACGCACGTCGCGCTGATCGCGGCGGTGCTGATGGTCCTCGGCACCGTCGCGCGGCTCGGGAGGACGCAGGTGACCTGGGCGACGCTGGCGCTCGTCGGGCTCTACCTCGCCCTGATCGGCGCGCCGGCGTCGGCGGTGCGGGCGGGGATCATGGTGGGGCTCGGGCTGGTCGCCGTGCTGCTGCAGCGCCCCTCCGCCTCCCTGCCGATCGTCGCCGCGTCCGCGCTGGCGATCCTCGCCTTCGACCCCGCCGCCGTCCTCCACCCTGGGTTCCAGTTGTCGTACGCGGGCGTGCTGGGTATCCTGCTGCTCCGCGGGGCGATGCTGAAACGGGTGCCGCCCGCCTGGCGCGAGCACCCGGCGTCCCGGTGGGCGCTGGAGTCGATGGTGGTGAGCCTGGCCGCCTTCGTCGCCACTGCGCCCTTCACGGCCTACCACTTCGGACAGGTCGCCCCGGTCTCCATCCTCGCGAACCTCCCCGCGATCCCGCTGACCTCGCTCGCGCTCATCGGCGTGGGCATCTCGGCGGTCGTGGAGCCGGTCGTTCCGCCGCTGGGACGGATGTTTGCGGATGGCACCGGCCTTGCGCTCGACCTGCTCGGCGGGGTGGCGCGGCACGCCGCCGAGCTCCCGGGCGGGCACCGCGCCGTCGCGCCGCCGCAGGGGTGGCTCTGGGCCGCGGTGGCCGTGGCCGTGCTCCTCGCGCTGGACGCCGGGGCGAAGCTCCGGGCCCGGGTCCGCTGGACCGTGGCGACGGGTGCGGCGTGCGCCGCCTTCCTGGGGCTTCCCGCCCTGGCGGCGAGCGCGGGCGGCGGGGGGGTGGAGGTGCACTTCATCGACGTGGGGCAGGGGGATGCCGTCGCCATCCGCACGCCGGCCGACCGCTGGATCCTGGTGGACGCCGGCCCGCGCGACGAAGGGTGGGACGCGGGCGAGCGGCGGGTGCTCCCGTTCCTGCGCGCGCGGGGCGTGCGGCGGCTGGAGGCGCTGGTCCTCACCCACCCGCACGCCGACCACGTGGGCGGCGCCCCGGCGGTGCTGAACGCGCTGGAGGTGGGGCGGGTGATCGATCCCGGGCTCCCGGCGCCGACCCCGTGGTACCTGGAGACGCTGCGCGCCGCCGAGGCGCGCGGCGTCCCCTGGGCCGCAGCCCGCGAGGGGCGCACCCTGGCGCTGGACGGGGTGACGGTGGAGTTCCTCTGGCCGCGCCCGGGCCCGCTTGACGCGGTTACGGACGCCAACAAGATTAGCACGGTCATGCACATCCGTTCCGGCGCCCTTTCGGCGCTGCTGACGGGCGACGCGGGCGAGGAGGAGGAAGCCGCGGTCCTGGCGCGGCACCCCGGCGGGCTGCGGGCCCAGCTCCTCAAGGCGGGGCACCACGGGAGCCGGACGTCCACCTCGGACGCGCTCCTGGACGCGCTGCGCCCCGAGCTGGTGGTGGTCTCCGCCGGGAAGCGCAACCGCTACGGACACCCCGCCCCGGTGGTTCTGCGCCGGCTGGAGGCGCGGGGGATCCCCGTGGCCCGGACGGACCGGGAGGGGACGATCTCCGTCCGCGCCCGCGCTGACGGCGCGGCGTGGGAGCGCTTCGAGCCGTGAGCCTGCTGGAGATGGTGCTGCGGCCGGCGCTGGGCCGGCGCACGGACCTGCCCCCGGAGCTGCGGGCGGAGGCCGTGCCCGCGGGGGTGACCTTTCGCGAGGGCCGGCTCGTCCCGGTGATCGGCGGGATCCTGGGGAGGATGAAGGGGCCGGCGGGCGCCGTGACCCTGGGCCGTACCATCGTCGTCCATCCCGGTGTGCGCCTGTCCCGGCGCCTGCTGGTGCACGAACTGACCCACGTCCGGCAGTGGGAGCAGGACCGGTGGTTCCCGGTGCGGTACG
The Longimicrobiaceae bacterium DNA segment above includes these coding regions:
- a CDS encoding DNA internalization-related competence protein ComEC/Rec2 codes for the protein RLPRDAAPLRAGTEMVVRGTWSRYPAPSGPARWPHDPSFAGVLEAREVAVRAPPSLAVHPFLALRGRTEAHLHHVFPRHGAMADALLLGRREGLDRELRERFAKSGLVHLLAISGTHVALIAAVLMVLGTVARLGRTQVTWATLALVGLYLALIGAPASAVRAGIMVGLGLVAVLLQRPSASLPIVAASALAILAFDPAAVLHPGFQLSYAGVLGILLLRGAMLKRVPPAWREHPASRWALESMVVSLAAFVATAPFTAYHFGQVAPVSILANLPAIPLTSLALIGVGISAVVEPVVPPLGRMFADGTGLALDLLGGVARHAAELPGGHRAVAPPQGWLWAAVAVAVLLALDAGAKLRARVRWTVATGAACAAFLGLPALAASAGGGGVEVHFIDVGQGDAVAIRTPADRWILVDAGPRDEGWDAGERRVLPFLRARGVRRLEALVLTHPHADHVGGAPAVLNALEVGRVIDPGLPAPTPWYLETLRAAEARGVPWAAAREGRTLALDGVTVEFLWPRPGPLDAVTDANKISTVMHIRSGALSALLTGDAGEEEEAAVLARHPGGLRAQLLKAGHHGSRTSTSDALLDALRPELVVVSAGKRNRYGHPAPVVLRRLEARGIPVARTDREGTISVRARADGAAWERFEP
- a CDS encoding DUF4157 domain-containing protein; translation: MSLLEMVLRPALGRRTDLPPELRAEAVPAGVTFREGRLVPVIGGILGRMKGPAGAVTLGRTIVVHPGVRLSRRLLVHELTHVRQWEQDRWFPVRYAVESLRRGYWNNRYELEAREAERAAHDTHPI